The Moorena producens PAL-8-15-08-1 genomic interval CCGTAAAAGCTTCCTGGGCCGCTTTGAGGTTTCTCGTTTGCAGTAATAATATTCCAATATTATTTATACTATAAATCTGTGGCTGAAAACTTTGTTGAGAACGAGCAGCACCCAAGCCTCGGCGCAAGGCTCGCTCTGCATCTTGATAGCGTCCCAACTTAGCGTAAGTCTGACCTAGGGAATTGTAAGTCTTACCCAATCCCTCAAAGTCACCAATTTGCTGATAAATTTCTCCCGCTTGGGACAAATACGCGATCGCATCGTTCAAGTTACCACTCTGTTTTGCCAGCTCTGACTGTTCCAGGAAAAAATCTGCCCGATTTCTTGCTTTGCGGTCACGAAGATTGTCTAAAGGGATTGCCAGTTGTTGGTCAATGCTCCGAGTCTGACCCCAAGCCATCGGGCATGGCAACATTACCAAGGGGGTAAAGGCTAGCGCTATGATTCCGCAAAGACTAGTCACCAACCTGCTACGATTCGCCATACCAAAAGACTCCGTTTGATCAACGTTTCTGCTATTATCGAAGTTATGATCAAAGTACCCCAATCAAGGGTGCAAACTAACCGCCCCTTATTCGCTCAAAACCGGTACTGCAAAGAGATCAGACTCTTCTCGATTCTTAGCTTCGACCCCCAGATAGACCACCCGAATATCCTCGGGTAAAGCAGCTTCCAACAGTTCATAGCCTTCTTGAAGTTCTTTTCTCACCTGAGCTGGAGTAATCATTTCTCCCTCCGCTTGCAGATAAGCCGCAATTCGCGTTTCACTCCAGTGAAAGGTCTGAGCCATGATTACCATCAACCGCACCGCTGGTGGTAGCTGTTCCAATGCCATTTCCAGATAACACCACAAGGGTGGTGGTGCTACGTTGAGGTTATAGTGAATAGACTCCACTGGTGGCAAGTCTGCCTGGTTAATACAAACCGCCGTTAGGTTTATAATCTGGTTTTGGAAGGAGGTTGACTCTAGTCCATAATCCTCCCGCAAATCCATGCCACCCAGTTCGTGATAGATGTGACGCCAAGTCAGAGCAAATAGATATTCCGCCTGTACAGGCGATCGCGCTGAGTGGCGCACTAATGTATAGACAATAGGACTGTAGCGACAGAAAATTGCTGTAAAGTACTTCCCTTCAGACCGATGACGCTGAAACAAAGTCAGCAATTCCTGATCACTATGATGAAACAGTGATTTAATAAGTGGATGCTTAGATTCAGGAAAATTGGGAATTTGCACAATCTTTCAATAAAAGCTGTAATTAGGAGAATTAGACTAGATGCATCCTGATCTCACCACAACCCCCTCATCTTGAGAAAGGGGAAATGCCGATGGTTAACTGGCATTGGAGTAGATCAATGTCGGGACCTAATATCCTAGGTCTGCACTAGACCTCAAGATGAAGGAGATGGATGACGATACCAAGTCTACAACCTTTGGTGCTCCGATGCTCCTTCAGTTGAAGCTAAAATCGAGAAAAAGCGTTCGCGTAGCGTGGCCCAAAGGCCATCGCCAAGGTGCGCGCCTCCTAGGGCGCGAGGGATTGCTCGCGCCCTAGGGTCGCACCTCAATGTCTGATGGTAATAATATTACCTACGATTGGACAAAAAGTTCATAAGGACCTTTAAACTAATTTATCCAGTTGCTAACTCTGTTTAAGTTTATGATTCTATCAGTTGATATTATTTCCTGGCTAACTTCACCCCTGCCTCTTGGCGCATTTTTACCCTCTTTGCCTTTAGATAGCCTGTTTTCCACTCAAGGCATCATGGTAATGCTCCTAGCCGCCTATGCCTTTGCCATGTGGATGTTTTTGACCAGCGCTCCAAAAGTTCACACCATCATGGTGTCTGATTTGGCAATAGCGCGACAGTTTTATGAAGGCTTGCTAGAGTTATCCGCAGCAGAAGTCCCCCTACATTACTACTATAATTACGAGCAGACCATGGGCAGTACCAGCATTGATCCCCTATATATGTCAACCAATCTGGGCACCACCCAAGCTACCCAGTTCAGTGGTACTGATGGGTTATGGTACCAGTTAAAGAAGAATACCCAGCTCCATGTGATTTCCGGAGCTAGCTTGGGCAATAAAAACCAACAACGTCACGTGTGCTTTGACCATGAGTGCTTGGATCAAGTTTTGATGCTGGTGCAGATGAGACGGCTGAAATACAAAGTGCGCACCCTCAAGCCCCTTAACTTTTTGGTCAAGGATGTAGACGATCGTGTAATTGAACTGGCAGAAGTTTCTAATTAGCGGTTAAATCAATAATGGTGAGTTAATCAGGGATTAGGCGGGTAACAATTGCGCGTAGCGCACCAGCCTAAGGTTTTACGCCTAATCACATTTACCATGTTTAAAGTCATTATCGCAGTACTTATCGTTCTGTTCGGTTCAGCCATCTGTGCTATGGCAGAAACCGCTTTGTTTTCAGTGCCTACTGTTAAAGTCCGACAATTAGCGCAGTCAAACAAGCCTGCAGTGTTAGCACTACTGGCGATTCGCAAAAATATGAATCGGCCCATAGCTACCATTGTTATTCTCAACAACACCTTCAACATTGTTGGCAGCATCGTAATTGGTTCCCTTGCTGCTAGGGTCTTAGGAGAGGCTTGGTTGGGGGTTTTTTCAGGTCTATTTACCTTTCTCATTATTGTATTTGGGGAAATTGTCCCGAAAACCCTTGGTCAGATCTACGCCCAAAACATCGCCCTACTCGTGGCTCTACCAGTTCGGTTCTTAACCGTTGTGTTTACGCCTCTGGTGTGGTTGATGGAAAAAATTACTGCTCCGTTTACTAAAGGTCAAAAACTTCCTACCACCAATGAGGCGGAAATCCGGTTTTTAGCCAAGGTTGGGTATCAAGAAGGGGTCATTGAAGATGATGAAGCAGAAATGATCCAACGAGTATTTCAGTTAAATGATTTGACTGCATCTGATTTAATGACTCCACGAATCCTAACTACCTATTTACATGGTAATACCACTTTGGCTGACGCTAAACCAAGCATTATTGCTTCGCCTCACACCCGGATGCCTGTGGTTGAAGACTCTATTGATAAAGTTATTGGAATTGCTCTCAAAGATGAGTTACTCACAGCAATCATTGAAGACAAACATAACCAACCCCTTGCTTCTCTGATTCGTCAAGTCCGCTTTGTACCTGAAACTGTTCGGGCTGATAAGCTACTGAAAACCTTTCAGCAAACCCGTGAACATCTGATGGTTGTACTGGATGAATATGGGGGTGTTTCTGGTGTAGTCACCCTGGAAGATGTACTGGAAGTGCTAACCGGTGAAATTGTTGATGAGACTGATCGAAACATTGATCTACAAGCAATTGCTCGTAAACGGCGAGAAAAAATGTTGCAATCTTATGGGCTTGATCAGGATTAGTTTCCGGAAAAGAATAAATAGAGCATTTTTATTTGAGATGTAAACATAGGATTGAGAAAAAAAGCGATGCATCGCTGCTCTCCTTTCCCTGTTCCCTGTTCCCTGTTCCCTGTTCCCTGTTCCCTGTTCCCTGTTCCCTGTTCCCTTTAAATAAAGCTATATAAATAAAAAAAATGAGCTAGGTTTTGTGACATATTTTATAAGCTTGTTCTTCTGACTTTTCAAGAGTTTTAAATTGTGAGTATAGCTTTTCAATGGTTTCTTGATCGGTACTTTCTACGGTCACATTAAACACTATACTATTGAATTGATTTTGGGCTGTTTTGACAACTTCTTCAGCTTTCCTACAAGATGGATTTCTGAGTATTTGATCAAGTTGAGGAAAACACCCACTTAAGCAAAACGTTAGTATAAAGATTATTATTCTCTTAGCTTGGGCAATAGTAGCAAATTTCATCAGACAAGGGTGTAACTTAAGTTAATTCTAATACCCACTACTTAAGGTAATCTAGAGTTTCAGGAAATTTAATCCAAACCTCTGAACGATTCCACAACCCAAGTACCTAGGATTTGAAGTCTTTTCTAGAGCATCACTTCAGTCAACAGACTCTCCTGCTGGTTACTACTATAGAGATCCACTATAGAGATCCACGGTTGTGTACCTCTACTAACTGATAACTATTGACCTCAGTTTTTGGTTATCTTACCACTGGCACAAGCTTGAGATTATCTCTGCGACCCACGCGATCGCTTCTGTCAATTTGCTCTCAATCCTCTTGACAAATTCCACATCACCTTGAATGCTCACCAATCTGGATTTCTGTCCTATAGGATAGGCTTTAAGACCCCATTTT includes:
- a CDS encoding sigma-70 family RNA polymerase sigma factor; this translates as MQIPNFPESKHPLIKSLFHHSDQELLTLFQRHRSEGKYFTAIFCRYSPIVYTLVRHSARSPVQAEYLFALTWRHIYHELGGMDLREDYGLESTSFQNQIINLTAVCINQADLPPVESIHYNLNVAPPPLWCYLEMALEQLPPAVRLMVIMAQTFHWSETRIAAYLQAEGEMITPAQVRKELQEGYELLEAALPEDIRVVYLGVEAKNREESDLFAVPVLSE
- a CDS encoding glyoxalase-like domain protein; this translates as MILSVDIISWLTSPLPLGAFLPSLPLDSLFSTQGIMVMLLAAYAFAMWMFLTSAPKVHTIMVSDLAIARQFYEGLLELSAAEVPLHYYYNYEQTMGSTSIDPLYMSTNLGTTQATQFSGTDGLWYQLKKNTQLHVISGASLGNKNQQRHVCFDHECLDQVLMLVQMRRLKYKVRTLKPLNFLVKDVDDRVIELAEVSN
- a CDS encoding hemolysin family protein; this translates as MFKVIIAVLIVLFGSAICAMAETALFSVPTVKVRQLAQSNKPAVLALLAIRKNMNRPIATIVILNNTFNIVGSIVIGSLAARVLGEAWLGVFSGLFTFLIIVFGEIVPKTLGQIYAQNIALLVALPVRFLTVVFTPLVWLMEKITAPFTKGQKLPTTNEAEIRFLAKVGYQEGVIEDDEAEMIQRVFQLNDLTASDLMTPRILTTYLHGNTTLADAKPSIIASPHTRMPVVEDSIDKVIGIALKDELLTAIIEDKHNQPLASLIRQVRFVPETVRADKLLKTFQQTREHLMVVLDEYGGVSGVVTLEDVLEVLTGEIVDETDRNIDLQAIARKRREKMLQSYGLDQD